A region of Dictyostelium discoideum AX4 chromosome 1 chromosome, whole genome shotgun sequence DNA encodes the following proteins:
- the act32 gene encoding hypothetical protein has product MNDINNNNEEIRNSVIIDCGSGFTKVGFSNEELTPRNEFPTIIGRTKYYEVLYGAPNKKVIFAGHEVETQKTNISIKHPIERGSIINWDDMEKLLNYSFHQVLNISCDEYPILITDSPFNSKMNRERLTQLLFETYNSKLASVTNRASLSLIGSGKESAIIAHCGFGESYTVPIYQGKIITKAMSHLPLGGNDLSNFLMEFLKNRDYKFNTYNENLIVNDIKEKLGYVSLNYNLDMQKAATNISSIKEYELVDGRVISLTNELFQSTEPLFQPSLVGCESSSVGGIHEHIYNSFLKCDVQERIQLQNSIVITGGSTLFKGFSERLSNELSNLSPSSLKFNIFEIPDRRNLSWIGGSIFSSLSTFRHHWISLEDYDEYGPQIVNSKQNYFMNS; this is encoded by the coding sequence atgaatgatattaataataataatgaagaaattaGAAACTCAGTTATAATTGATTGTGGATCAGGTTTTACAAAGGTTGGATTTTCAAATGAAGAATTAACACCAAGAAATGAATTTCCAACTATTATTGGTAGAACCAAATATTATGAAGTATTATATGGTgcaccaaataaaaaagttatattTGCAGGACACGAAGTTGAAACTCAAAAAACCAATATATCAATCAAACATCCAATTGAACGTGGTTCAATCATAAATTGGGATGATATGGagaaacttttaaattattcatttcatcAAGTATTGAATATATCATGTGACGAATATCCAATATTAATTACGGATTCACCATTTAATTCAAAGATGAATAGAGAACGTTTGACTCAACTTTTATTTGAAActtataattcaaaattagcAAGTGTCACAAATAGAGCGTCACTATCATTAATTGGCTCTGGTAAAGAAAGTGCTATCATTGCTCATTGTGGTTTTGGTGAAAGCTATACAGTACCCATTTATCAAGGTAAAATAATCACCAAAGCAATGTCACATTTACCATTGGGTGGTAACGatttatctaattttttaatggagtttttaaaaaaccgcgattataaattcaatacgtataatgaaaatttaattgttaatgatattaaagaaAAGTTAGGTTACGtatcattaaattataatttggaTATGCAAAAAGCAGCAACTAATATTAGTAGTATTAAGGAATATGAATTAGTAGATGGTAGGGTTATATCATTAACTAATGAACTATTTCAATCAACTGAACCATTATTTCAACCATCATTAGTTGGTTGTGAATCATCATCAGTTGGTGGTATTCATGAACATATTTATAATTCATTCTTAAAATGTGATGTTCAAGAACGTattcaattacaaaataGTATAGTTATAACTGGTGGTTCAACATTATTTAAAGGTTTTTCAGAGAgattatcaaatgaattatcaaatttatccccttcttctttaaaattcaatatctttGAAATTCCAGATAGAAGAAATCTATCATGGATTGGTGGTTCAatattttcttcattatcaacTTTCAGACATCATTGGATATCACTTGAAGATTATGATGAATATGGACCACAAATTGTAAACAGTAAACAGAACTATTTTATGAATTCATAA